In the genome of Rhinolophus ferrumequinum isolate MPI-CBG mRhiFer1 chromosome 24, mRhiFer1_v1.p, whole genome shotgun sequence, one region contains:
- the HIGD2A gene encoding HIG1 domain family member 2A, mitochondrial has product MATPGRLTPGAPIDPSQPPVIEGFTPSVYSSTETFKEKFIRKTRENPMVPIGCLGTAAALTYGLYCFHRGQSQRSQLMMRTRIAAQGFTVAAILLGLAASALKSRS; this is encoded by the exons ATGGCGACTCCCGGCCGTCTGACTCCGGGGGCACCCATTGATCCATCGCAACCCCCAGTCATTGAGGGCTTTACCCCCAGTGTCTACAGTAGTACGGAAACCTTCAAGGAAAAGTTCATTCGCAAGACCCGCGAGAACCCAATGGTACCCATAG GCTGCCTGGGCACGGCGGCCGCCCTTACCTACGGCCTCTATTGCTTCCACCGGGGTCAGAGCCAGCGCTCCCAGCTCATGATGCGCACCCGGATCGCCGCCCAGGGCTTCACGGTCGCAGCCATCTTGCTGGGTCTAGCTGCATCCGCTCTTAAGTCTCGATCCTGA